A genomic region of Plasmodium malariae genome assembly, chromosome: 14 contains the following coding sequences:
- the HAD3 gene encoding haloacid dehalogenase-like hydrolase, putative encodes MLKYKDSENCVNDLLHKNNIKLIAIDIDGTLSDDTGKISDENLNAIQVAKKLGINVIFATGKLRSNALKLFTQKQKEIYKVHTIDGIFSNGAYLNIKGYDYVYRNFKIMDLEFILLALSTYNILKNAVFLTVDFAYVFNDSPNKQEDIYKNELEGFRSSVKYVNIIDKSYNAVLLSTIKDIFLIGDIVSVEIYTKLYPHQEPFNELFSVLYKELEGHFKIYTPLNKDKIVLSPLNTAKVHAAHLYSQFYDIHISDVLSIGNDNNDVDLLAATGYSVAVKNSTTPAMNVAKCVSTKTNSENAVANIIYKVITGRRM; translated from the coding sequence atgttaaaatataaggaCTCCGAAAATTGCGTAAATGACTTATTACacaaaaataacattaaattAATTGCTATTGATATAGATGGTACACTATCAGATGATACGGGTAAAATTAGTGACGAAAATTTAAATGCAATCCAGGTAGCTAAAAAATTAGgtataaatgtaattttcGCTACAGGTAAATTACGTAGTAATGCTTTAAAATTGTTTacacaaaaacaaaaagaaatttacAAAGTACACACAATTGATGGAATATTTTCAAATGGAgcttatttaaatataaagggATATGATTATGTATACCgaaatttcaaaataatgGACTTAGAGTTCATTTTACTTGCATTGTcgacatataatatattaaaaaatgctGTTTTTTTAACTGTGGATTTTGCTTATGTATTTAATGATAGCCCCAATAAACaagaagatatatataaaaatgaattggAAGGGTTTAGATCATCAGtcaaatatgttaatattattgacAAAAGTTATAATGCTGTTCTCTTAAGTACTATTaaggatatttttttaattggtGATATTGTATCGGTAGAGATTTATACTAAATTATACCCTCATCAAGAACCCTTTAATGAACTATTTTCAGtgttatataaagaattagaaggtcattttaaaatatatacaccaCTTAATAAGGACAAAATAGTATTATCACCATTAAATACAGCTAAAGTACATGCAGCCCATTTATATTCACAATTTTATGATATCCACATTTCCGATGTTTTATCAATTggaaatgataataatgacgTGGATCTGTTAGCAGCTACTGGGTATTCTGTTGCTGTTAAAAACTCCACCACTCCTGCTATGAATGTAGCCAAATGTGTAAGCACAAAAACGAACAGTGAAAATGCAGTTGCTAACATTATTTACAAGGTTATTACGGGAAGGAGAATGTAA
- the HAD2 gene encoding haloacid dehalogenase-like hydrolase, putative, with protein sequence MAPGKSTSTNVEETLKGADIKLLLIDFDGTLFVDKDIKVPQENIEAIKEAIERGYMVSICTGRSKVGILSAFGEENLKKMNFYGMPGVYINGTIVYDQIGYTLLDETIETDIYTELITYLVENNLVNQTIFHRGESNYVTEDNKYADFLQKMYSENRSIIIRHNEMLKYRTMNKLMIVLDPSESKSVIENLKKKFENKLTIFTTYNGHAEVTKLGHDKYTGINYLLRHYNISNDQVLVVGDAENDIAMLSNFKYSFAVANATESAKSLAKCVLPLSHREGAVAYLLKKVFELKK encoded by the coding sequence ATGGCTCCTGGGAAAAGTACGAGCACAAATGTGGAGGAAACATTAAAAGGAGCAGACATAAAATTACTGCTGATAGATTTTGATGGAACCTTATTTGTAGATAAGGACATTAAAGTTCCTCAGGAAAATATTGAAGCAATAAAAGAAGCGATTGAAAGAGGTTACATGGTTAGTATATGTACAGGACGATCAAAAGTTGGCATTTTAAGTGCATTTGGTGaggaaaatttaaagaaaatgaatttttatgGTATGCCaggtgtatatataaatggaaCAATAGTATATGACCAGATAGGTTATACATTACTTGATGAAACAATAGAAactgatatatatacagaattaataacatatcttgttgaaaataatttagtaAATCAAACCATTTTTCATAGAGGGGAGTCAAATTATGTTACAGAAGATAACAAATATGCtgattttttacaaaaaatgtatagTGAAAATAGAAGTATAATTATAAGACATAATGAAATGTTGAAGTATAGGACTATGAATAAACTTATGATAGTATTAGATCCATCTGAATCAAAAAGTGtaatagaaaatttaaaaaaaaaattcgaaaataaattaacaatttttacAACATATAATGGGCATGCAGAAGTTACGAAACTAGGCCATGATAAATATACAggtattaattatttattaagacATTATAACATATCAAATGATCAAGTGTTAGTAGTTGGGGATGCAGAGAATGATATAGCTATGCTTTcgaattttaaatattccttCGCTGTAGCAAACGCTACTGAGTCTGCAAAATCGTTAGCCAAGTGTGTGTTACCTTTATCCCATAGGGAGGGAGCTGTTGCTTATTTGTTAAAGAAAGTGTTCGAGTTGAAGAAATAG
- the PmUG01_14060800 gene encoding RAP protein, putative: MYSLCFHHCATESVKNLSCVMYQVKIVIKKKIGVQFSSSNTRYRKITVIPFDRNELKLHYKNIPFDIEDLDKKSKSEILHIYKIIRNQDELNKLPSDFVDNLFECTRKFVRCFLPYEFIKIYKTLNIIKKKDKVLNLLLHQQIKRIYKSFDITSISKLFQIYIFTKSKPIYLIKKLTENFLNSNINECKPWNIREIISIFSYFNIHSKEHIDKIYKKCIPVIAENIRAYTPKDCTIIFYSCVKMNRQGNILTNAVAKNVILKIKNYEFHQLAIILNCFSKIGEKNNKLCKIICDKIKEKMKLQRNSTYSTNLVNLTGLTNFQICDYTADGVKNYEEVRKNGTVMGSVSLKEDEAIIGSSLVKCVDRSSDSLCHSGVTEIGNEDKVEKEEQVPHLGKNKNVQKIVEKKKKNNNFEMKNNQMTNIEQGQILKPKDVSIILNSLIKLEYYDNETFNCLIPFIINNVSKFSVQSLSNLVYSFSKIQINNNLMLDKIINESAMKIQKFKNIEMSNLANSLVRLNRKDKTLFTYIIDEFLYRATIGTKFKNYKFDVLSLQQLAYSFSRVGLQDHKVYIVLYRLLVRRVNESKKEAEKEAKMEVKMGGTIMPKRKIAENALVPQSTTEGVQKKWSYKLTSCSTSTIRSVIQGRKESKEAVIKTQRQVQAQKNASRENHFDFFCLSSFVHSYGKARIQYKQFSHFISYIIRKKKRNNEIVSNESLTNLIYGLVKLQFKDKKVYKLLLKECTERIDTIKTFQIILLFYSFSKLKMYSYKFVKKSLQTLSRNIHHLSLSDLSLTCYSLSNFLYRDIIFLFKAHKMVLLNNSNDINKTHVCQLFNSFTKLCFYHKPFYDFIFQKIISFIHEFNEKELTNIVFSFIYYFHMNKLYLDQEQEKKVAHVGESSTGSITMVRYSKDSTDDDKHQDDCADDGNASKMGCIKMEGAKMEGVKLLGARLPEGRSENFCLTGQGKNNAKIMNVHAILKNSISNYKVNGEPIERKNKKEDNSIKEEILEERFKNELNLFFNLVYILSEKYRQKISLISIYQLQIVDLYLRAFFSNYFKFPIYLKVFFLKCRNVKFKIDDYIILSSKTHRNISRYFNLVGIKHRSEVQFGPFQLDIVVDFLQHNKAYTYNNISFDEETNTSNGGKMNLFCESKRGEKQADIDNGKVQYNQQGGIYNDRAQRNQVAVKLLNKKILIEVDGIAHFYKESYSRTMNSIIKDFILKKFGWYIIHIPYQEWNQCFNFKKKLQYSVQILKHILDVDRGDTNVKGGLNVVINKNDVQRGGKEELQGKQDEYSDEACQESHSTKLIHKRALNRNIYEEMGNNQNEKHINTPGTTMDEANEKSLPDFYTISEEAIFFNQIKNRNKHQQDIMKRLRQSTKLQYNYNISCRTDLSSKKDQTENSTSNLLSTGVDQGSTYDQDGKI; this comes from the coding sequence ATGTATTCACTGTGTTTTCATCACTGCGCCACAGAGAGCGTAAAAAACTTAAGCTGTGTTATGTACCAAGTAAAGatagtaattaaaaaaaagataggTGTGCAATTCTCTTCTAGCAATACGCGATATCGAAAAATAACTGTAATACCTTTTGACCGAAATGAGTTGAAGCTGCACTACAAGAACATCCCTTTTGATATAGAGGACTTAGATAAGAAAAGTAAAAGTGAaatattacacatatataaaataattcgaAACCAAgatgaattaaataaactaCCAAGTGATTTTGTAGATAATTTATTTGAGTGCACAAGAAAGTTTGTTCGTTGTTTCTTAccatatgaatttataaaaatatacaagacgttaaatataataaaaaaaaaagacaaagtattaaatttattgttacatcaacaaataaaaagaatttataaaagtttTGATATCACAAGCATTAGTAAATTGTTTCagatatacatttttacaaaGTCCAAAcccatatatttaataaaaaaattaacagaaaattttttgaatagtAACATTAATGAGTGCAAGCCATGGAATATAAGAGaaattatttccattttttcttattttaacaTTCATTCGAAAGAACATAttgataaaatttataaaaaatgtatccCTGTAATAGCGGAAAATATAAGGGCTTATACCCCAAAAGACtgtacaataattttttatagttgTGTAAAAATGAACAGGCAAGGTAATATTCTCACCAATGCTGTagcaaaaaatgtaattttaaaaattaaaaattatgaatttcATCAGCTCGCAATTATATTGAAttgtttttcaaaaattggagaaaaaaataataaattgtgcaaaattatatgtgacaaaattaaagaaaaaatgaaattgcAAAGGAATTCGACATATTCGACAAATTTGGTTAATTTGACCGGTTTGACGAATTTTCAAATTTGTGATTACACTGCTGACGGTgtgaaaaattatgaagagGTCAGGAAAAACGGCACCGTTATGGGAAGCGTTTCGCTAAAAGAGGACGAAGCGATTATTGGAAGCAGTCTTGTTAAATGTGTAGACAGGTCATCAGATAGTTTATGTCATAGTGGGGTAACCGAAATAGGCAATGAAGACAAGGTAGAAAAGGAAGAACAAGTGCCCCATttgggaaaaaataaaaacgtaCAGAAGatagtagaaaaaaaaaaaaaaaataataattttgagATGAAAAATAACCAGATGACTAATATAGAACAAGGACAAATATTAAAACCGAAAGACGTTTCGATAATATTGAATTCTTTGATAAAACTAGaatattatgataatgaAACATTTAACTGTTTAATtccatttataataaataatgtatcGAAATTTTCCGTTCAATCTTTAAGTAATTTAGTTTATTCCTTTtcaaaaattcaaataaacaACAACTTGATGCtagataaaattattaacgaGTCAGCtatgaaaatacaaaaatttaaaaatatcgaAATGAGTAACTTAGCTAATTCGTTGGTAAGGTTAAATAGGAAGGACAAAactttatttacatatatcatTGACGAGTTTTTGTATAGAGCAACCATTggaacaaaatttaaaaattacaaattcGACGTTTTGTCATTGCAGCAGTTGGCATATTCGTTCAGTAGGGTGGGGCTACAGGACCACAAGGTGTACATCGTTTTGTACAGGCTGTTGGTGAGAAGGGTTAACGAGTCCAAAAAGGAAGCGgaaaaagaagcaaaaatGGAAGTAAAAATGGGGGGGACGATTATgccaaaaagaaaaattgcaGAGAATGCGCTTGTACCACAATCTACAACGGAAggtgtacaaaaaaaatggtcATATAAGTTAACCAGTTGCAGTACTTCTACCATTAGGTCTGTTATTCAAGGAAGAAAAGAGAGCAAAGAAGCAGTTATAAAGACGCAGAGACAGGTACAGGCGCAGAAGAATGCTTCAAGAGAAAAccattttgattttttttgtctGTCAAGTTTTGTACACTCGTATGGAAAGGCAAGAATTCAGTATAAACaattttctcattttattAGTTAcataataaggaaaaaaaaaagaaacaacgAAATTGTTTCTAATGAATCATTAACTAATTTAATATACGGTTTAGtaaaattacaatttaaagataaaaaggTCTATAAATTATTGTTAAAGGAATGTACAGAAAGAATAGACACGATTAAAacttttcaaataatattattattttattcgtttagtaaattaaaaatgtactcATACAAATTTGTTAAGAAATCTCTTCAAACATTGAGTAGAAATATTCATCATTTGAGTTTGTCTGATTTATCATTAACATGCTATTCTCTCTCGAACTTCTTATATAgggatattatatttttatttaaagctCATAAAATGGTTTTACTAAATAATAGTAACGATATTAATAAAACCCATGTATGTCaactttttaattcatttacaaaattgtgtttttatcataaacccttttatgattttatttttcaaaaaattatttcctttatacatgaatttaatgaaaaggaaTTAACGAATATCGTATTCTCCTTCATATACTACTTTCACATGAACAAGCTGTACCTTGATCAGGAACAAGAGAAAAAAGTTGCACATGTGGGGGAGTCGTCCACTGGGTCCATTACTATGGTCAGATATAGCAAGGATAGCACGGACGATGATAAACACCAAGACGATTGCGCGGATGATGGGAATGCTTCGAAAATGGGGTGTATCAAGATGGAAGGTGCCAAGATGGAGGGTGTCAAATTGTTGGGTGCCAGATTGCCCGAAGGGAGGAGCGAAAATTTTTGCCTGACCGGACAAGGTAAAAATAACgcaaaaattatgaacgtTCATGCGATTTTGAAGAATTCAATTTCTAATTATAAGGTAAATGGTGAACCTATCGAAAggaagaataaaaaagaggACAATtcaataaaagaagaaatactCGAAGAACGTTTTAAAAATgagttaaatttattttttaatttagttTACATTTTAAGTGAAAAGTATCGACAGAAAATATCATTAATTAGTATATACCAGTTACAAATAGTAGACTTATATTTAAGAGCATTTTTTtcgaattattttaaatttcccatttatttaaaagtgttttttcttaaatgtAGAAATGTAAAGTTCAAAATAGatgattatataatattatcatcaAAAACGCATAGAAACATTTCAAGATATTTTAACTTAGTTGGAATAAAGCATAGGAGTGAAGTACAGTTCGGACCTTTCCAACTAGACATTGTTGTTGATTTTTTACAACACAATAAggcatacacatataataaCATTAGTTTTGATGAAGAAACAAATACCTCCAATGGTGGGAAGATGAACTTATTTTGTGAAAGCAAAAGGGGGGAGAAGCAGGCAGACATAGATAATGGTAAAGTACAGTATAACCAGCAGGGGGGCATATATAATGATCGAGCACAACGTAATCAAGTTGCAGTGAAAttattgaataaaaaaattttaatagaaGTAGATGGTATAGCTCATTTTTACAAAGAAAGCTATAGTAGAACTATGAATTCTATTATAAAagattttatattaaaaaagttcGGGTggtatattatacatattccTTATCAAGAATGGAAtcaatgttttaattttaaaaaaaagctaCAATACTCAGTGCAAATATTAAAGCACATTTTGGACGTGGACAGGGGGGATACAAATGTAAAGGGTGGGTTGAATGTAGTCATAAACAAGAATGATGTGCAGCGGGGAGGGAAAGAAGAACTGCAGGGAAAGCAGGATGAGTACTCTGATGAAGCGTGCCAGGAATCCCATTCAACcaaattaatacataaaagaGCATTaaacagaaatatatatgaagagATGGGGAACaatcaaaatgaaaaacatataaacacGCCCGGTACGACCATGGATGAAGCAAATGAAAAGTCATTACCTGACTTTTACACAATAAGCGAAGaagctatattttttaatcaaataaaaaataggaataaGCATCAACAAGATATTATGAAAAGGCTCAGACAGTCTACAAAGCTCCAGTATAACTACAATATTTCGTGTCGTACTGACTTATCTTCGAAAAAGGATCAAACGGAAAATAGCACTTCGAATTTATTATCGACAGGTGTGGACCAGGGAAGTACGTATGATCAGgatggaaaaatataa
- the PmUG01_14060500 gene encoding conserved Plasmodium protein, unknown function → MNEQLKWGKGGASELHERKRQIFETEKKEFCLFYIRELLNVIYTTYKSTKPVYTHFICSKKNDYDHLKNNNLVYYTPNSMLEQHFPDYFQNVYFLCAHYTMREREGNVMIDSSMDYMRIRNTMDNVSTGSTMDKLRNVKSAYNADSVSRININSSMERDENKNGQKNKDTFYFIFTFYMEPNFIWEEVNIPIFHERGYIECKFDSVDNLMKLNNVVNLSEKLKRHTYNKTLIQHIRELSSRSTRIDNKNIVSSIVNQEDNYNSNSNNSINKNNNSNCNGSRNGNSDSNNAHRRSTRKSSENGTTTYDTSKGPRETPDSVHLLPFFISSDYLHKNSTICKTRVISFNERDIYCKIDEGDSFPKQILLLVRNKLYKKLKFMEMHTAKGGTAMKEVIQGRDTTIKGTLPGDTSMKEVVPEHTLIKEAVRRNSTSAGIIKNEAKEQYRNISLNKKGHQQNVKNKDNCTGLNYTKIQRIINSTDMIFKKAYSDQQLEYLLMQSREKSLTRYIPSTTYFTNDKVINMHLELDEYYKFFQKGKNQFKNTLQDPWQLGIGRSKTQDGKKFYE, encoded by the coding sequence ATGAACGAACAGCTGAAATGGGGCAAAGGAGGAGCTAGTGAGTTACATGAAAGGAAACGTCAAATTTTTGAAACCGAGAAAAAAGAGTTTTGCCTTTTTTACATAAGAGAATTGCTAAATGTGATATACACCACATATAAGAGTACGAAACCCGTATACAcacattttatttgttctaaGAAGAACGATTATGACCATTtgaagaataataatttagttTATTATACACCTAATTCTATGTTAGAACAGCATTTTCCGGACTATTTTCAGAATGTTTATTTCCTATGTGCTCATTATACCATGAGGGAGAGGGAAGGCAATGTAATGATTGATAGCAGTATGGATTATATGAGGATTAGAAACACTATGGATAACGTAAGTACTGGAAGCACTATGGATAAACTAAGGAATGTAAAGAGTGCATATAACGCTGATAGTGTGTCCagaataaacataaatagtAGTATGGAAAgagatgaaaataaaaatggtcaaaagaataaagatacattttattttattttcactttCTATATGGAACCAAATTTCATTTGGGAAGAAGTGAACATTCCAATATTCCATGAAAGGGGATATATTGAGTGTAAATTTGATTCAGTCGATAATTTAATGAAACTAAATAATGTCGTTAACTTATCAGAGAAGTTAAAGAGGCATACCTACAATAAAACCTTAATTCAACACATAAGAGAATTGAGTAGTAGAAGTACACGAatagataataaaaacatcGTTAGTAGTATCGTCAACCAGGAGgataattataatagtaatagtaataacagtattaataaaaataacaatagcaACTGCAATGGTAGTAGAAATGGAAACAGTGATAGCAATAATGCTCACAGGAGAAGTACACGTAAGAGTAGCGAAAATGGAACGACTACCTATGATACTAGCAAGGGACCAAGGGAAACACCCGACAGTGTGCACttattacctttttttatttcaagtGACTATTTACATAAGAATTCCACGATTTGTAAAACTAGAGTCATCAGCTTTAATGAAAGagatatatattgtaaaatagACGAAGGGGATAGCTTTCCAAAGCAAATCTTACTTTTGGTCCGGAACAAACTGTACAAGAAATTGAAATTTATGGAAATGCACACAGCAAAGGGGGGAACTGCAATGAAAGAGGTTATACAAGGGAGGGACACTACAATAAAGGGGACCTTACCAGGGGACACTTCAATGAAGGAAGTTGTACCAGAACATACATTAATCAAGGAAGCTGTACGAAGGAACAGCACAAGTGCaggtataataaaaaatgaagcaaaaGAACAATATCGTAATATATCACTTAACAAAAAAGGTCATCaacaaaatgttaaaaataaagataattgCACTGGATTAAACTATACAAAAATTcaaagaattattaattcCACAGATatgatatttaaaaaggCATATTCTGATCAACAACTAGAATACCTACTCATGCAGTCAAGGGAAAAAAGTCTGACCAGGTATATACCTAGTACCACATACTTCACTAATGATAAGGttataaatatgcatttaGAGTTAgatgaatattataaattctttcaaaaaggaaaaaatcaATTCAAAAACACATTACAAGATCCATGGCAACTAGGCATTGGAAGAAGTAAAACTCAGGATGGAAAGAAGTTTtacgaataa
- the PmUG01_14060700 gene encoding conserved Plasmodium protein, unknown function — protein MNTQNPRAHPIEKEEDSLIKLTNLEKDKTKPNEMDEMDEMDEKDEMDEKDEMDEKDEKDKMDKKNKKEKEQEDGKGEEKSKRESEEREEEWNEEKPVHGLGTHTKKVIKRNKKNTAVSAYSPAYISEPIYQWEVSSSDRIFYDKVNDFIIHQNVSTKALLVTDIKKNKENYKGVYVKFDKDLCEHICFSINGSFFLYYCINPNRIEISDILNNHNIYLNVEINKLNEYEILGLFWLNNNYNNNNYSSNNNNYSSNNNNYSSNNNNYSINNTNYSSSNNNNNNTIWKEKIENLSSSDFVVVTDNSIEIFKISYDNLIITPLKKHFIKSKYCWYDENSSYIALLSYNKNHVILPYLLSNNNAIKLPKIELNILKTDVINKSDIQIITLYEETYCIHKDFRIGRISFRCLSSTLYFDYVLDLFYNGIVDTFSIDNLFLVFNYSNEKVYIFDVKYKKKTNSFNILNDQSNHTINISYLTYPKSFKTQIDFNHISFKPFNVLIDDQYGNVYKVHMDYDVFMLQICQHFSNLNASVDVLLRRPNCKNRITEIFYLALENDIQIEDFLSIVNIININYRKLIEQCAKKGNTITTMSVTKTNRKIIQPLESLLKNLGGKTLITEKDIVTDAFHTFMIKKYSLNKKETLFNFSLNVRELEKNKKDKKKSVHIKNETGEKYMLKYKIKKKSQENDKRSGLNISSEMDQTRGDEKNSALVDGNSSNGKKGIKDDGSSGNIGNGDIGSGDIGIGGDKNARNRSVEYTKNVNCIIEQKDIEKEPHKDIKNEYKLKLNYSELNNMPIFLIYVLEYMKSLLYLNIIPNRILQTFIFDLCIFFKQDNCLRQLLQFYVISDSIEVTKRLFHYWKLTEHPWAYQYCLDMSLRLKEYEMAIHLFLCAKKYLKIINFLRNYNLVDYPISVILQAIENDFDSPDKYIIFNQVLLSLNNWIMYTVLATSEYSEIDTCT, from the exons ATGAATACGCAAAACCCAAGAGCACACCCAATTGAGAAAGAGGAAGACTCTTTAATTAAGCTAACTAATTTGGAAAAAGACAAAACAAAACCGAACGAAATGGACGAAATGGACGAAATGGACGAAAAGGACGAAATGGACGAAAAGGACGAAATGGACGAAAAGGACGAAAAGGACAAAATGgacaaaaagaacaaaaaggaaaaagaacaAGAAGATGGCAAAGGGGAAGAAAAGAGCAAAAGAGAAAGTGAAGAAAGGGAGGAAGAATGGAATGAAGAAAAGCCAGTACACGGATTGGGGACACATACCAAAAAGGTCataaaaaggaacaaaaaaaacacagCGGTTTCGGCATATTCGCCTGCATATATATCTGAACCGATATATCAGTGGGag GTGTCCAGCAGTGACCGCATTTTTTACGATAAAGTAAACGATTTCATAATACATCAGAACGTGTCTACAAAAGCGTTACTTGTTactgatataaaaaaaaataaagagaattACAAAGGAGTATATGTAAAATTCGACAAAGACTTGTGTGAGCACATTTGTTTCTCTATTAATGGaagtttttttctttactatTGTATTAACCCGAACAGAATTGAAATATcagatatattaaataatcataatatttatctgaacgtggaaataaataaattgaatGAATACGAAATATTAGGTTTGTTTTGGttgaataataattataataataataattatagtagtaataataataattatagtagtaataataataattatagtagtaataataataattatagtattaataatactaattacagtagtagtaataataataataataacacaatttggaaagaaaaaattgaaaatttaagTTCATCAGATTTTGTAGTAGTAACAGATAATTCGattgaaatttttaaaatatcctatgataatttaattataacccctttgaaaaaacattttatcaAATCGAAATATTGTTGGTATGATGAGAATAGTTCATATATTGCTTTATtgtcatataataaaaatcatgttattttaccatatttattaagtaataataatgcaatCAAATTAccaaaaattgaattaaatatattaaagacagatgtgataaataaaagtgatattcaaattattacTCTATATGAGGAAACATATTGTATTCATAAAGATTTTCGAATTGGGAGGATATCATTTCGTTGTTTATCATCTACCTTATATTTTGATTACGTTCTtgatttgttttataatggTATTGTTGACACTTTTTCCATTGACAATTTATTTCTTGTCTTTAATTattcaaatgaaaaagtatatatatttgatgtgaaatataaaaaaaaaacaaattcctttaatattttaaatgatcaAAGTAATCACACTATAAACATTTCGTATTTAACATATCCCAAATCATTTAAAACGCAAATTGATTTTAATCATATATCTTTCAAACCGTTTAATGTGTTAATTGATGACCAATATGGTAACGTCTACAAGGTGCATATGGATTATGACGTGTTCATGCTGCAGATTTGTCAGCATTTCTCGAATTTG AATGCCTCGGTGGATGTTTTGTTGAGGAGACCCAACTGCAAAAACCGCATTACGGAAATATTTTACCTGGCCTTAGAAAACGATATACAAATAGAagattttttaagtatagtaaacataataaatattaactaCCGAAAATTGATTGAACAGTGTGCAAAGAAAGGTAATACTATTACCACTATGTCTGTAACAAAAACAAATCGAAAGATCATTCAACCACTTGAAAGTTTATTAAAGAATTTAGGTGGTAAAACATTAATCACAGAAAAAGATATTGTTACTGATGCATTTCATACTTTTatgataaagaaatatagtcttaataaaaaagaaacattaTTTAACTTTTCCTTGAATGTTCGAGAACTtgagaaaaacaaaaaagataaaaaaaaaagcgtaCATATCAAAAATGAGACCGGCGAAAAGTATAtgctaaaatataaaataaaaaagaaatcacAAGAGAATGACAAACGGAGTGGCCTTAATATTTCAAGCGAAATGGATCAAACTCGAGgggatgaaaaaaatagcGCATTAGTAGATGGGAACTCGTCGAACGGAAAAAAGGGCATTAAGGATGATGGCAGCAGTGGTAATATCGGAAATGGTGATATCGGCAGTGGTGATATCGGTATTGGAGGTGATAAGAACGCACGTAACCGCAGTGTCGAATATACGAAAAACGTTAATTGTATCATTGAACAAAAAGACATAGAGAAAGAACCACATAAAGATATAAagaatgaatataaattaaaattgaatTATTCGGAGTTAAATAACATGcccatatttttaatatatgtacttgAGTATATGAAgtctttattatatttaaatattatacctAACCGTATACTGCaaacttttatatttgatttatgtattttctttaaacaAGATAATTGTTTAAGACAGTTATTACAGTTCTATGTTATTTCTGATTCTATTGAAGTAACCAAGAGATTATTTCATTACTGGAAATTAACCGAACATCCATGGGCATATCAGTACTGTTTAGATATGTCATTAAGATTGAAAGAATATGAAATGGCTATACACCTTTTTCTGTGTgcaaagaaatatttaaaaattataaattttttaagaaattacAATTTAGTTGATTACCCTATCTCTGTTATTTTACAAGCCATTGAAAATGATTTCGACTCGCctgataaatatatcatttttaatcaAGTGCTTCTTTCCCTGAACAACTGGATCATGTATACTGTTTTAGCAACGAGCGAATATAGCGAAATTGACACGTGTACATAG